Proteins encoded by one window of Prevotella nigrescens:
- the purB gene encoding adenylosuccinate lyase yields the protein MVLDILTAISPVDGRYRGKTAKLADYFSEFALIRYRVRVEIEYFISLCELPLPQLASFNKQLFESLRNIYKDFTEEDAARVKEIESITNHDVKAVEYFIKEEFDKIGDLDSYKEFIHFGLTSQDINNTSVPLSISEALVRVYYPQVEELIAQLQQYAEEWKDVPMLAKTHGQPASPTRLGKEIEVFVYRLQEQLAGLKACKLTAKFGGATGNFNAHHIAYPEYDWKAFGNKFVNDYLGLQREQWTTQISNYDHLGSIFDAMRRINTIIIDLDRDFWLYISMEYFKQKIKAGEVGSSAMPHKVNPIDFENSEGNLGMANAILQFLAQKLPVSRLQRDLTDSTVLRNIGVPFGHSIISIQSTLKGLRKLILNQEKLNADLENTWAVVAEAIQTILRREAYPHPYEALKALTRTNAHMTAETIHAFIQTLNVSDKVKAELMAITPLNYTGM from the coding sequence ATGGTTCTTGATATTTTAACAGCCATATCACCGGTAGATGGACGTTATAGGGGCAAAACTGCAAAATTGGCAGATTACTTCTCAGAGTTTGCACTCATACGATACAGAGTACGCGTAGAAATAGAGTACTTTATATCTCTGTGCGAACTGCCTTTGCCACAGCTGGCTTCGTTTAATAAACAACTGTTCGAAAGTCTACGCAACATCTACAAGGACTTTACGGAAGAAGATGCGGCACGGGTCAAGGAGATAGAAAGTATCACGAACCATGATGTAAAAGCCGTAGAATATTTCATTAAGGAAGAGTTCGACAAGATTGGAGACTTGGATTCCTACAAAGAATTCATACATTTCGGTCTTACATCGCAAGATATCAACAATACAAGTGTACCACTCTCCATATCAGAGGCGTTAGTAAGAGTTTACTATCCGCAGGTAGAAGAACTCATTGCGCAGCTTCAACAATATGCTGAAGAGTGGAAAGACGTGCCAATGTTGGCTAAAACACATGGACAACCAGCTTCTCCCACTCGTCTGGGCAAGGAAATAGAGGTGTTTGTATATCGTTTGCAAGAACAGTTGGCGGGTTTGAAGGCATGCAAACTTACTGCAAAGTTCGGTGGCGCAACCGGAAACTTCAACGCACACCATATTGCTTACCCTGAATATGACTGGAAAGCGTTTGGCAATAAGTTCGTGAACGACTACCTTGGCCTACAGCGTGAGCAATGGACAACCCAGATTAGCAACTACGATCACCTTGGAAGCATATTCGATGCAATGCGCAGAATCAATACGATTATCATTGATTTAGACCGCGACTTCTGGTTGTATATCTCTATGGAATACTTCAAACAGAAAATTAAGGCAGGCGAAGTGGGCTCGAGTGCAATGCCCCACAAGGTAAATCCCATCGACTTTGAAAACAGTGAAGGAAATCTTGGCATGGCAAATGCCATATTACAGTTTCTCGCACAGAAGCTTCCAGTGAGCCGTTTGCAGCGCGACCTTACCGATTCTACCGTGTTGCGCAACATCGGGGTACCGTTTGGACATAGTATTATATCTATCCAAAGCACATTGAAAGGGCTTCGCAAGCTCATTCTGAACCAAGAAAAGCTAAATGCCGACTTGGAAAATACATGGGCTGTAGTGGCAGAGGCAATTCAAACCATTCTCCGTCGTGAGGCATACCCACACCCATACGAAGCCTTAAAGGCACTGACACGTACCAATGCCCACATGACAGCCGAGACTATCCACGCTTTCATTCAGACATTGAATGTAAGCGACAAGGTGAAAGCCGAATTAATGGCTATCACACCACTCAATTATACAGGCATGTAA
- a CDS encoding pseudouridine synthase: MAEEFEKKENQSGQAEESQESSSTTGQGSYYERNYHSTGRPQRPRIQAQRAYGINREDNKEEGFRPEGFGSNLQGSGLADRKTGYRPRTNSYGNSYQSRQQQGGYRPRYNNGGEEGGYQNRGGYQNRQNNYNNRGGYRPHYNMNEGEEGGYQSRQSQGAYRPRYNNNGEEGGYQSRGGYQNRQGGYNNRGGYNNRGGYNNHQGGYNNNRQGGYNSRQGGYNNRQGGYGQQGGYRQHNADYDPNARYSLKKRIEYKEENIDPNEPLRLNKYLANAGVCSRREADEFIQAGVVTVNGEVVKELGTKILRSDEVKFKDKPVSLEKKVYVLLNKPKDYVTTSDDPQQRKTVMDLVKGICPERIYPVGRLDRNTTGVLLLTNDGDIASKLTHPKFLKKKVYHVFLDKPVTPQTLQQISDGIELEDGEVKADAIEYADERDQSQVGIEIHSGKNRIVRRIFESLGYRVVKLDRVQFAGLTKKNLRRGDWRYLTEREVDMLRMGSFE; encoded by the coding sequence ATGGCAGAAGAATTCGAGAAGAAAGAAAATCAATCTGGACAGGCTGAAGAAAGCCAAGAAAGCAGTTCAACTACCGGGCAAGGAAGTTATTATGAAAGAAACTACCACAGCACGGGGCGTCCACAACGTCCTCGCATCCAAGCACAACGTGCTTATGGAATAAACCGTGAAGACAACAAAGAGGAAGGATTCCGTCCTGAAGGCTTCGGTTCTAACTTACAAGGGAGTGGTTTGGCAGATCGTAAAACTGGCTATCGTCCACGCACCAACAGTTATGGAAATAGCTATCAGAGTCGCCAACAACAAGGAGGATATCGTCCTCGCTACAACAACGGTGGCGAAGAAGGCGGATACCAAAACCGTGGTGGTTACCAGAACAGACAAAACAACTACAACAATCGTGGTGGCTATCGCCCACACTACAATATGAACGAAGGTGAGGAAGGTGGTTATCAGAGCCGTCAGTCGCAAGGTGCATACCGCCCACGATATAACAATAATGGTGAAGAAGGCGGCTATCAGAGCCGTGGTGGATACCAAAATCGTCAAGGTGGATACAATAATCGCGGCGGATACAACAATCGTGGCGGATACAATAACCATCAGGGCGGATACAACAACAACCGACAAGGCGGATATAACAGCCGTCAGGGTGGATACAATAACCGTCAAGGCGGATATGGACAGCAAGGCGGATACCGTCAGCACAATGCCGATTACGATCCAAATGCAAGATATTCGCTCAAGAAACGCATAGAATACAAAGAAGAGAATATAGACCCGAACGAACCATTGCGTCTAAACAAGTACCTCGCAAATGCTGGTGTATGCTCTCGTCGTGAGGCAGATGAATTCATTCAGGCAGGTGTCGTAACCGTAAATGGCGAGGTTGTTAAAGAACTTGGAACAAAGATACTACGTTCAGACGAGGTGAAGTTCAAAGACAAACCAGTTTCTCTCGAAAAGAAGGTATATGTTCTTTTGAACAAGCCAAAGGACTATGTAACTACAAGCGACGACCCACAGCAACGCAAAACCGTTATGGATCTTGTCAAAGGCATCTGTCCGGAACGCATCTATCCTGTAGGACGCCTCGACCGCAATACTACGGGCGTGTTGCTGCTTACCAACGATGGCGACATTGCAAGCAAGCTAACTCACCCTAAGTTCTTAAAGAAGAAGGTTTACCACGTATTCCTCGACAAGCCTGTAACACCACAGACGCTTCAGCAAATATCTGACGGTATTGAGCTTGAAGATGGAGAAGTCAAGGCTGATGCGATTGAATACGCTGACGAACGCGACCAAAGCCAGGTGGGAATCGAAATCCACAGCGGCAAGAACCGCATTGTTCGCCGCATCTTCGAGAGTCTTGGCTATCGTGTTGTAAAGCTCGACCGCGTACAGTTTGCAGGTCTTACAAAGAAGAATCTCCGTCGAGGCGATTGGCGTTACCTAACCGAAAGAGAGGTAGACATGCTTCGTATGGGATCTTTTGAATAA
- the asnS gene encoding asparagine--tRNA ligase, which produces MKRTKVVDALSCTDFGKDINVRGWVRSHRSSKAVDFIALNDGSTIKNIQIVVDPTTIDADTLKNITTGACISATGTLVESQGKGQTSEVQCKEIEIYGLCPSDYPMQKKGQSFEYMRKYAHLRLRTNTFGAVFRIRHHMAIAIHQYFHEHGFYYFHTPLITGSDAEGAGNMFQVTTLDLDRVAKSDEVDYSADFFGKKTHLTVSGQLEGELGATSLGAIYTFGPTFRAENSNTPRHLAEFWMVEPEVAFIDQKELMDLEEDFIKYCVRWALENCKDDLEFLNQMIDKELIARLEGVLKDTFVRLTYTEGFEILKKAQEDGVKFEFPVAEWGMDLSSEHERYLVEEHFKRPVIMTDYPSQIKSFYMKKNEDGKTMQGTDVLFPRIGEIIGGSVREESYEKLLEEIHNRGMKEEVYDWYLDTRKYGTCPHGGFGLGFERLILFVTGMQNIRDVIPFARTPKNAEF; this is translated from the coding sequence ATGAAAAGAACAAAAGTCGTCGATGCTTTAAGTTGCACCGACTTTGGAAAAGATATTAACGTCAGAGGATGGGTACGTTCTCATCGTAGCAGTAAAGCTGTCGATTTCATTGCATTGAACGACGGTTCTACCATTAAGAACATTCAGATTGTTGTAGACCCCACAACCATAGATGCAGATACGCTCAAGAACATAACAACAGGTGCTTGTATCAGTGCAACAGGAACGCTTGTGGAAAGTCAGGGTAAGGGACAGACTTCTGAAGTACAGTGCAAAGAGATTGAAATATATGGTCTTTGCCCAAGCGACTACCCTATGCAGAAGAAGGGTCAGAGCTTTGAATACATGCGCAAATATGCACATTTGCGTCTCCGTACAAACACTTTTGGAGCGGTCTTCCGCATTCGCCACCACATGGCAATAGCCATTCACCAGTACTTCCACGAACACGGATTCTACTATTTCCACACACCGCTCATCACAGGTAGCGATGCTGAAGGTGCAGGAAATATGTTCCAAGTAACCACACTCGACTTAGACCGTGTGGCAAAATCGGACGAAGTGGATTACAGTGCTGACTTCTTTGGCAAGAAAACCCATCTTACCGTATCGGGACAGTTGGAAGGCGAACTCGGTGCAACGTCGCTCGGAGCCATCTATACGTTCGGTCCTACGTTCCGTGCAGAAAACTCTAACACGCCAAGACACTTGGCAGAGTTCTGGATGGTAGAGCCCGAAGTGGCTTTTATCGACCAAAAAGAATTGATGGACTTGGAAGAAGACTTCATTAAATATTGTGTTCGTTGGGCATTGGAGAACTGTAAGGACGACCTTGAGTTCCTCAACCAAATGATTGACAAGGAACTTATTGCCCGCCTCGAAGGTGTTTTGAAAGATACTTTCGTGCGCCTTACCTACACAGAAGGCTTCGAAATATTGAAGAAAGCACAAGAAGATGGAGTTAAATTCGAGTTCCCAGTAGCTGAATGGGGAATGGACTTGAGCAGCGAGCACGAACGCTACTTGGTGGAAGAACACTTCAAACGCCCGGTAATTATGACCGACTACCCAAGTCAGATTAAGTCTTTCTACATGAAGAAGAACGAAGACGGAAAGACTATGCAGGGCACCGACGTACTCTTCCCACGCATTGGCGAAATCATTGGCGGCTCTGTTCGTGAGGAAAGCTACGAAAAGCTGCTCGAAGAAATCCACAACCGTGGCATGAAAGAGGAGGTTTACGACTGGTATCTCGACACCCGCAAGTATGGAACGTGTCCTCACGGCGGTTTCGGACTTGGTTTCGAGCGTCTCATTCTCTTCGTAACGGGTATGCAGAACATTCGCGACGTGATTCCATTTGCACGTACTCCGAAGAATGCTGAGTTTTAA
- the ruvA gene encoding Holliday junction branch migration protein RuvA encodes MIEYIKGDLTDLSPALAVVEAHGIGYGLNISLNTYSAVQGKKNIKLYVHEAIMTGGRDDNYTLYGFATKQERSLYRLLITVSGVGANTARMILSSLTPAELCNVIANGDDKMLKTVKGIGLKTAQRIIVDLKDKIVQSGIADELHVSNQPGTPNVNNAVKDEAVGALTMLGFSPAPSAKVVVAILTEQPELPVEQVVKLALKQIK; translated from the coding sequence ATGATAGAATATATAAAAGGTGATCTAACCGACCTTTCGCCGGCGTTGGCAGTTGTTGAAGCACACGGCATAGGCTACGGATTGAATATTTCGCTGAACACTTACAGCGCCGTTCAAGGCAAGAAAAACATAAAGCTATACGTACACGAAGCCATCATGACGGGCGGACGCGACGACAACTATACACTTTACGGGTTCGCAACCAAGCAAGAACGTTCGCTCTACAGACTACTTATTACAGTGTCGGGAGTGGGAGCAAACACTGCACGAATGATATTGTCGTCGCTCACACCAGCCGAACTCTGCAACGTAATTGCCAATGGCGACGATAAAATGCTGAAGACTGTTAAGGGCATTGGCTTGAAAACAGCACAACGCATCATAGTAGACTTGAAAGACAAGATAGTGCAAAGCGGCATTGCCGACGAACTGCACGTAAGCAATCAGCCCGGCACGCCAAACGTAAACAATGCGGTTAAGGACGAAGCAGTTGGGGCGCTCACCATGTTAGGATTTTCTCCTGCTCCGTCGGCAAAGGTGGTTGTTGCGATATTAACCGAACAGCCTGAGCTTCCGGTAGAACAAGTTGTGAAGCTGGCATTGAAGCAAATAAAATAA
- a CDS encoding septal ring lytic transglycosylase RlpA family protein, translated as MDKIGNLLLVTMIMGFTVSTKCTAQSDGKASYYSNSLHGRKMSNGERYNRNGFTCAHRTLPFGTRLKVTNPRNGKEVEVRVTDRGPYAHGRIVDLSYAAARELGMISSGVAYVKVEILPKETEIPYASEQIGLKMPEVEYGFAGVCYEFIPEWEAEGKEDKPKTIERKVKTSLQPKKNKRVTTPSKTTNTPVKTAQKPVESKRPIPQKTDQKNWTDFFKNIKKGISSWFD; from the coding sequence ATGGATAAAATCGGAAATCTCCTTTTAGTAACAATGATAATGGGCTTTACTGTTTCGACAAAGTGCACTGCACAGTCGGACGGTAAAGCCTCTTATTATAGTAATAGCCTACATGGACGAAAGATGAGTAACGGAGAACGTTACAACCGTAACGGTTTTACTTGTGCCCATCGGACTTTGCCTTTCGGGACACGACTGAAGGTTACAAACCCCAGAAACGGCAAAGAGGTTGAAGTAAGAGTTACTGATCGTGGCCCATACGCTCATGGACGAATTGTAGACTTGTCGTATGCGGCTGCCCGCGAGTTGGGTATGATATCCAGTGGTGTGGCTTACGTGAAAGTAGAAATATTGCCAAAGGAAACAGAGATACCTTATGCTTCAGAACAAATTGGACTGAAGATGCCTGAAGTAGAGTATGGTTTTGCTGGTGTCTGCTACGAATTTATTCCTGAATGGGAGGCAGAGGGCAAAGAAGATAAGCCGAAAACCATTGAGCGTAAGGTTAAGACATCTTTGCAGCCGAAAAAGAACAAACGTGTTACAACACCCTCCAAAACAACAAATACTCCTGTAAAGACCGCACAAAAGCCTGTAGAAAGTAAACGTCCTATACCACAAAAGACAGATCAAAAGAATTGGACGGACTTCTTTAAGAACATAAAGAAAGGTATCAGTAGCTGGTTTGATTGA
- the gdhA gene encoding NADP-specific glutamate dehydrogenase, translated as MEVKKIMQSLEQKHPGEAEYLQAVQEVLESIEEVYNQHPEFEKAQIVERMVEPERIFTFRVTWIDDKGKVQTNLGYRVQFNSAIGPYKGGLRFHKAVTPSMLKFLGFEQTFKNALTTLPMGGGKGGSDFDPVGKSDAEIMRFCQAFMLELRHNIGPDQDIPAGDVGVGGREIGYMNGMYQKLTRQYHTGVLTGKGLTWGGSFFRPEATGFGALYFTMHLLKKAGKDIKGKKVSLSGFGNVAWGAATKATELGGKVVAISGPDGVCEIPDGITPEMIDYMLEMRSSNRNKVEDMATKFPGKAKFTAGKKAWSIPVDIALPCAFQNELSEDDAKELVANGCWCCCEVSNMGCQPGAIHYFQKNGILFAPGKAVNAGGVATSGLEMTQNAAHLNWAPAEVNEKLQWIMESIHEQCVKFGEKPDGTVDYVKGANIAGFMKVAQAMLEQGVI; from the coding sequence ATGGAAGTCAAAAAGATTATGCAGAGCCTGGAGCAAAAGCACCCAGGAGAAGCAGAGTACTTACAGGCAGTACAGGAAGTCCTCGAATCTATTGAGGAAGTTTACAACCAACACCCTGAGTTCGAGAAAGCCCAGATTGTAGAAAGAATGGTAGAACCAGAGCGTATCTTTACATTCCGTGTTACATGGATTGACGATAAGGGTAAGGTTCAGACCAACCTTGGCTATCGTGTACAGTTCAACAGCGCTATCGGTCCGTACAAAGGCGGTCTCCGTTTCCACAAGGCTGTTACACCTTCAATGTTGAAATTCCTCGGTTTCGAGCAGACATTCAAGAACGCACTTACTACTTTGCCAATGGGCGGAGGCAAAGGTGGTTCAGACTTCGACCCAGTTGGCAAGTCAGACGCAGAAATTATGCGTTTCTGCCAAGCCTTTATGCTCGAGCTTCGTCATAATATTGGTCCAGACCAGGATATCCCTGCAGGCGACGTAGGTGTTGGTGGTCGTGAGATTGGCTATATGAATGGTATGTATCAGAAGCTCACACGCCAGTACCACACTGGTGTTCTCACTGGTAAGGGCTTGACTTGGGGTGGCTCATTCTTCCGTCCTGAAGCAACAGGTTTCGGTGCTCTCTACTTTACAATGCACCTTCTTAAGAAAGCAGGCAAGGACATCAAGGGCAAGAAAGTTTCACTTTCAGGTTTCGGTAACGTAGCTTGGGGTGCTGCAACAAAGGCAACTGAACTCGGCGGTAAGGTTGTTGCCATCTCTGGACCTGACGGTGTCTGCGAAATTCCTGACGGTATCACACCTGAAATGATTGATTACATGCTCGAAATGCGTAGCTCTAACCGCAACAAGGTAGAAGATATGGCTACCAAGTTCCCAGGTAAGGCTAAGTTTACAGCAGGCAAGAAGGCATGGAGCATTCCTGTAGACATCGCTCTACCATGTGCATTCCAGAACGAACTCAGCGAAGACGATGCTAAGGAATTGGTTGCTAATGGCTGCTGGTGCTGCTGCGAGGTATCTAACATGGGCTGCCAACCAGGCGCAATTCACTACTTCCAGAAGAACGGCATACTCTTTGCTCCTGGTAAAGCAGTAAATGCTGGTGGTGTAGCTACCTCTGGACTTGAGATGACACAGAATGCCGCTCACCTGAATTGGGCTCCTGCTGAAGTAAACGAAAAACTACAGTGGATTATGGAAAGCATTCACGAGCAATGTGTTAAGTTCGGTGAAAAGCCTGACGGAACTGTTGACTACGTTAAGGGTGCTAACATCGCTGGCTTCATGAAGGTTGCTCAGGCAATGTTGGAGCAAGGTGTAATTTAA
- a CDS encoding MutS-related protein, which translates to MNKTLNGLYKKRITELVQTISSLRAKSRIFVMAEVLSFAVSIGFVVLFTVLDDASWTLGVALCVLFLYFYIRNLDTKNDRKIADASALKLVYEKEVAYQTGDYTKFDAGERYLQPTHPFTFDLDVFGQGSLFQRINRTISSGGSDYLAESLSGKWESLPTAELLKHIEQRVEAIGELAGNEPFLSQFKAQGAEKPIDTAAVKEAFGSIHALQIPSYFGNPTFRILLYANLVGFYLSIFLSIGNFVPAFLPLWWGIFNFFLATFCTHKYIKLVNEAISKLKDQVRGYVNMASLIEKQSFTAAHLCEMKANLSGAMASFGQLERILQKIDNRSNEIGIVLFNCFGLLDITIVRHFLRWQRTYEPITDQWIGASSVFDALVSMATFRLNEDEAQEATIIDSSGVSYKARSIYHPFLGEKAVRNNFDIQNHEYYIITGANMAGKSTFLRTLGVNYILAMNGLPVFAEEMRVSVFRLFTNMRTTDDLTHGISYFNAELLRLKQLIASLDPNVPSLIILDEILKGTNSLDKLNGSRLFLEYISERNVTGVIATHDLELSKLEDENPQRFHNYSFEIELGTDVTYTYKIGRGVARNQNATFLLKQILI; encoded by the coding sequence ATGAATAAGACTCTGAATGGATTATACAAAAAACGAATTACAGAATTAGTACAAACAATTAGTAGTTTGCGTGCAAAAAGTCGCATATTCGTAATGGCAGAAGTGCTGTCGTTTGCCGTTTCCATTGGCTTCGTGGTGCTTTTCACGGTTCTCGACGATGCTTCGTGGACATTGGGTGTGGCACTATGCGTACTATTCCTCTATTTCTATATTCGGAATTTAGACACAAAGAACGACAGAAAGATTGCCGACGCATCGGCTTTGAAGCTTGTTTACGAAAAGGAAGTAGCCTATCAGACGGGCGACTATACGAAATTTGATGCTGGCGAACGCTACCTTCAGCCTACACACCCGTTCACTTTCGACCTTGACGTCTTCGGGCAAGGCTCGCTTTTCCAACGCATCAACCGCACCATATCTTCGGGCGGAAGCGACTATTTAGCCGAAAGTCTGTCGGGAAAGTGGGAATCTTTGCCTACTGCGGAACTCCTAAAACACATAGAACAACGTGTGGAAGCCATCGGCGAACTCGCTGGGAACGAACCTTTCCTGTCGCAGTTCAAGGCACAGGGAGCGGAAAAGCCGATAGATACCGCTGCCGTGAAAGAAGCTTTCGGAAGCATTCACGCATTGCAGATACCTTCCTACTTCGGCAATCCTACCTTCCGAATACTTCTCTACGCCAACCTTGTGGGCTTTTACCTCAGCATTTTCCTCTCTATCGGCAACTTCGTGCCTGCGTTCCTTCCGCTCTGGTGGGGCATTTTCAACTTTTTCCTTGCCACATTCTGCACCCACAAGTACATAAAATTGGTGAACGAAGCCATATCTAAACTGAAAGACCAAGTGCGCGGCTACGTAAACATGGCGTCGCTGATAGAAAAACAATCGTTTACAGCTGCTCATTTATGCGAGATGAAAGCCAATTTGTCAGGCGCAATGGCATCGTTCGGACAGTTGGAGCGCATTCTTCAGAAGATAGATAATCGGAGCAACGAAATAGGCATCGTACTTTTCAACTGCTTCGGACTATTGGACATAACCATCGTTCGCCACTTCCTGCGTTGGCAACGCACCTACGAACCCATTACCGACCAATGGATTGGCGCATCAAGCGTGTTCGACGCACTTGTGTCGATGGCGACTTTCCGCCTCAACGAGGACGAAGCGCAAGAGGCAACCATCATCGACAGCAGCGGGGTAAGCTACAAGGCACGCAGCATTTACCACCCTTTCTTAGGCGAAAAGGCTGTGCGCAACAACTTCGACATACAGAACCACGAGTACTACATTATAACGGGAGCGAACATGGCAGGCAAGAGTACCTTCCTGCGAACGCTGGGCGTGAACTATATTCTTGCCATGAACGGACTGCCCGTGTTTGCCGAAGAGATGCGCGTTTCGGTGTTCCGCCTCTTCACCAATATGCGTACGACCGACGACCTTACGCACGGCATCAGCTATTTCAACGCCGAACTGCTCCGACTGAAGCAACTCATTGCGAGCTTAGATCCCAATGTTCCGAGCCTAATCATACTCGACGAGATTCTGAAAGGTACAAACTCGTTGGACAAGCTCAACGGTTCGCGCCTGTTCTTGGAGTATATTTCCGAACGAAACGTTACGGGCGTCATTGCCACACACGACTTGGAGCTGTCTAAACTCGAAGATGAGAACCCACAACGCTTCCACAACTATTCGTTCGAAATAGAACTTGGAACCGACGTTACCTATACATATAAGATAGGTAGAGGCGTCGCACGGAACCAAAATGCCACTTTCTTGCTGAAGCAAATTCTCATCTGA
- the mnmA gene encoding tRNA 2-thiouridine(34) synthase MnmA has product MNYDEIKDKRIAVLLSGGVDSSVVVYEFARSGLTPDCFYIRIGPEEKEEWDCNSEEDVEMATAVARRYGCRFNVIDCHKEYWSQVTKYTMDKVRAGLTPNPDVMCNRIIKFGAFDEKCGHDYDLIATGHYAQTKWIDGKKWLCTSPDPVKDQTDFLAQIYDWQLRKAIFPIGHYEKNEVREIAEREHLINAKRKDSQGICFLGNIDYNEYVRRYLGEQAGDVVELETGRKIGQHKGLWFHTIGQRKGLGFGGGPWFVVKKDVAANVLFVSHGYDPETAYKKDFKVHGLHWLTETPRPEAGSSDAETYRQISICFKIRHTPEFHKGYLELLPANDDGEPTEAIVHSEDKIHGVAPGQFCVIYDKDHNRCFGSAEITL; this is encoded by the coding sequence ATGAATTATGATGAAATAAAGGATAAGCGCATTGCGGTACTGCTTTCGGGCGGTGTCGATAGTTCTGTCGTTGTCTACGAATTTGCACGGTCAGGGCTTACCCCCGACTGCTTTTATATCCGCATCGGTCCCGAAGAGAAAGAAGAATGGGACTGCAATTCGGAAGAAGACGTGGAGATGGCAACGGCTGTGGCACGGCGTTATGGCTGCCGATTCAATGTGATAGACTGTCATAAGGAGTACTGGAGTCAGGTAACGAAGTACACCATGGACAAGGTGCGTGCAGGTCTTACGCCCAATCCCGACGTCATGTGCAACCGCATTATTAAGTTTGGTGCCTTCGACGAGAAGTGCGGGCACGACTACGACCTCATTGCTACGGGGCACTATGCACAGACCAAGTGGATTGACGGAAAGAAATGGCTCTGCACAAGTCCCGACCCAGTGAAGGACCAGACCGACTTTCTGGCACAGATATACGACTGGCAACTTAGAAAAGCCATATTTCCGATAGGACATTACGAGAAGAACGAGGTGCGCGAGATAGCCGAACGCGAACACCTTATCAATGCCAAGCGTAAGGATTCGCAGGGTATTTGCTTCTTGGGCAACATCGACTACAACGAGTATGTGCGCCGCTATCTTGGCGAACAGGCAGGCGATGTGGTGGAATTGGAGACAGGAAGGAAGATAGGACAGCACAAAGGACTGTGGTTCCACACCATCGGACAGCGCAAGGGCTTGGGCTTTGGCGGCGGACCATGGTTTGTAGTGAAGAAAGACGTAGCTGCCAACGTGTTGTTTGTCAGCCACGGCTACGACCCCGAAACGGCGTACAAGAAAGACTTTAAGGTGCACGGCTTGCATTGGCTCACCGAAACGCCCCGCCCCGAAGCAGGCAGCAGCGATGCCGAAACGTATAGACAGATTTCCATCTGCTTTAAAATCAGACATACGCCGGAGTTCCATAAGGGCTATTTGGAGTTGCTTCCTGCCAATGACGATGGCGAACCGACAGAAGCAATCGTACATTCTGAAGACAAGATACACGGTGTAGCACCCGGTCAGTTCTGCGTTATCTACGACAAAGACCACAACCGCTGCTTCGGTTCGGCAGAGATTACACTATAA